DNA sequence from the Candidatus Bathyarchaeota archaeon genome:
TGATGCTCCGCTCTTTAAGCAACAAATCGAAGTGGGCAAGTTAGATTTGAAAAAAGAGGGCAAAAACCGCTACATCGACATCAAAGAGGCAACTCTAAAACAAAAATAGCCCATACACAGCACATGTAAGTAGGCGAAACCTTGAATTCTGCGCTGGTTGTTGTTAATCCTAAAAAATATGATAGGATTGGAGTAGTCGGCGATCTTCACGGAGACTACAAGGCATTGGACGCTCTGCTTGGTCTTGTTGATTTAAACAGGGATCTGCTGGTTTTTTTGGGCGATTATGCTGACCGTGGGGCGTTTGGTGTGGAAACGATTCGGCGGGTTGCAGCGTTGCACAAGGAGCATCCAAACAATGTTGTTGCGTTGATGGGTAATCATGAAGACTACACGAACTATGGCGAACCCAAGTTTTCGCCAGCCACCCTCATAAACGAGGCAGAAGCTAAAGTTGGAAGCTGGAACCGCTTCTTTAAAGACGAATTCAAACCCTTCATTGACAGCCTGCAACTGTCAGCGCTGATACAGGGCAATGCGTTGCTGGTTCACGGCGGTGTCTCAAGCAAACTCACCAAAATCGACGACCTCAAATCTCCTTCAGCGGACTTGCGTTTAGACATCTTGTGGTCTGACCCCTTCGACGGCGAGGGCGAGCGCCCAAACAGGCGTGGTGCAGGCGTGGAGTTCGGCGCTGACGTTTCAGCTTCGGTTTGCAGGGCGCTTGGTGTTGAGAGAATCATTCGAAGCCATCAACCCATGATTGCAAAGAATAAACCTCACTATGCACATGGCGGCAGAGTTGTTACGGTGCAGGCGACATCGGTCTATGACGGAGTGCCCCTTATTTATTTTATCGACCCAGTGTCGTCTAAAAATGATTACTATATTAAGCGATAACATCAACGAAATCTAGGGACCATTTATCCATTTAGGCCCCTCGTAGGTCCAAGCGAAAAGTTTGAAAGGTGTGTTTGGCTGCTCAACATAAAACACGGTGAATCTTAGGTCATAGTGGTGCGTTTCGGTGAAAACAACCGTATCATAGATGTATTCGTAAATCACTGATGTATTATAGTTGCGGGCGTTCAGAATTAGATTAGACCAACCTACGTAGATAAAGTCTGTAAGTATAGGTAACTCTCGTGGGCCATAGTATTGTTCTATTGTAACGTTGCTCCCTTTTTGAATTGTGAAGCCTTGAGATGTTAAATCATTGATTGCTTCTGCGCGTGTCAGGGATTGCTGCTCAAATTTTGGGGACCGAACCTCGAAATAGACAGTTCTGTACTCTACAAGTTTGCTTGTAGTGTCGAATGCATAAAAGATAATGTTGTGACTGCCGTCGCCTGCCCAAATTGTTTTATTTTCGGAAAGAGTCCAATTCTTTCCTCCATCAAGACTGTACGTAATTTGTGCAATTCT
Encoded proteins:
- a CDS encoding serine/threonine protein phosphatase, which gives rise to MNSALVVVNPKKYDRIGVVGDLHGDYKALDALLGLVDLNRDLLVFLGDYADRGAFGVETIRRVAALHKEHPNNVVALMGNHEDYTNYGEPKFSPATLINEAEAKVGSWNRFFKDEFKPFIDSLQLSALIQGNALLVHGGVSSKLTKIDDLKSPSADLRLDILWSDPFDGEGERPNRRGAGVEFGADVSASVCRALGVERIIRSHQPMIAKNKPHYAHGGRVVTVQATSVYDGVPLIYFIDPVSSKNDYYIKR